In Rhinoraja longicauda isolate Sanriku21f chromosome 6, sRhiLon1.1, whole genome shotgun sequence, the following proteins share a genomic window:
- the spata2l gene encoding spermatogenesis associated 2-like gives MTTELHYAFEQYKNFYEDSAFVHDGICHDKKLKEEIKHWLVTRGAGLAELPVHEIIGKSLRRSENYPNILKKLIEAFELLELAAVNLILFPWRKEFKTIKTFSGAYLYQLKPAICHEDLGRIFMKMGYVQKDNLELEMKDLPDCLQLIRLAFNLFVARIECEILSEVVGKLDHFYKVSVEELFNQRILMIGVDASVDKQNLTYSAAATQRENQCFKKRVSVSSGEDIDVDLIPDLSANNPTSPPLETEYKRSAIHSLSTRMLRSSSSDQDKDDAYSRHMAGIPVTDCIYSTKIKDGEFEESQDLPNDKPDHNSVSSCNIVGNVFDLEGYEMHNCLAEGESIRYCCATCGTAHTISCDRIKDCTGLGHAITFLEAENSDYPQQAEAACDAVPQLSYADILKMDPACMNCRCLPMHICNGCGMFLCNHCGFRSMLKCIKCDIMLEKLN, from the exons ATGACCACTGAACTACACTACGCGTTTGAACAATACAAGAACTTTTATGAAGATTCAGCTTTCGTACACGATGGAATTTGCCATGATAAAAAATTAAAAGAAGAAATCAAACATTGGTTAGTAACAAGGGGTGCAGGTTTGGCCGAACTACCAGTTCATGAAATTATTGGCAAATCCCTGCGCAGGTCAGAGAATTACCCAAATATCTTGAAGAAGCTGATTGAGGCTTTTGAATTATTGGAATTGGCTGCTGTTAACCTGATTCTGTTCCCATGGAGAAAAGAGTTCAAAACAATAAAA ACTTTTTCAGGAGCCTATCTGTACCAGCTAAAACCTGCAATCTGCCATGAAGACCTTGGAAGAATTTTTATGAAAATGGGCTATGTGCAAAAGGATAATCTTGAACTTGAAATGAAGGACCTTCCAGATTGTTTGCAGTTGATTCGGCTGGCGTTTAACTTATTCGTTGCAAGAATTGAATGTGAAATCTTGTCAGAAGTAGTTGGAAAACTTGATCACTTTTACAAGGTTTCAGTCGAAGAATTGTTTAATCAAAGAATATTAATGATCGGTGTTGACGCCTCTGTGGATAAACAAAACCTGACCTATTCTGCTGCTGCCACCCAGAGAGAAAATCAATGTTTTAAAAAACGCGTATCTGTCTCTAGTGGAGAAGATATTGATGTTGATTTAATACCTGATTTGAGTGCAAATAATCCGACAAGTCCTCCTCTCGAGACGGAATACAAAAGAAGTGCAATCCATTCATTGTCAACAAGAATGCTCAGGTCTTCTAGCAGTGACCAGGATAAGGATGATGCTTACAGCAGACACATGGCCGGAATCCCTGTTACTGATTGCATTTATTCCACAAAGATTAAGGACGGTGAATTTGAGGAATCTCAAGATCTACCGAATGACAAACCTGACCATAATTCTGTTAGTAGCTGCAATATAGTTGGAAATGTTTTCGACCTGGAAGGCTACGAAATGCACAACTGCCTTGCTGAAGGAGAATCCATTCGCTACTGCTGTGCAACATGTGGTACAGCCCATACCATTTCATGTGACAGGATAAAAGATTGTACAGGTCTAGGTCATGCTATAACATTTCTTGAAGCTGAAAACTCTGATTATCCCCAACAGGCTGAAGCTGCATGTGATGCTGTACCACAATTATCATATGCAGACATATTAAAAATGGATCCTGCATGTATGAACTGTAGATGTTTACCAATGCATATCTGTAATGGATGTGGCATGTTTCTGTGTAACCACTGTGGTTTCAGATCTATGTTGAAATGTATTAAATGTGACATAATGCTTGAAAAGTTAAACTGA